A DNA window from Tachysurus fulvidraco isolate hzauxx_2018 chromosome 4, HZAU_PFXX_2.0, whole genome shotgun sequence contains the following coding sequences:
- the st3gal7 gene encoding ST3 beta-galactoside alpha-2,3-sialyltransferase 7, with amino-acid sequence MVTLNHMSMKEYEETGAPLLGEANSTENPSIKNRRESREFFLAQWKNLGLSLVLLLSCYSAILVPAYFPTKQLTWTESSTEEYMAILNDSAALLSRPCISGLAKAKLQKVLNLHSLLQIPAFLQNGTGHWEQAPPLGLLGSEGTLAQVLTVLPLSGLPSVPHSCSRCMVVGSGGILHGKHLGVHIDKYDVIIRMNDAPVFGFEEDVGSRTTIRLIYPEAASFLAQEYQNTDIVALVAFKKLDLEWLTSIVTKKPLSWWSKLWFWREVANDIPLQPRNFRILNPEILSRTWHVLQTYGKHERKTVPTLGFTGVVLALQLCDEVSLAGFGYDFTHPGSMLHYYGTARMNQMMAQIVHDVSAEHSLLHDLVKSGVVYDVTGAV; translated from the exons ATGGTGACTTTAAATCACATGAGCATGAAGGAGTATGAGGAGACTGGTGCTCCACTGCTGGGTGAAGCAAACAGCACAGAAAACCCGAGCATCAAAAACAGAAGGGAGTCCAGAGAATTCTTCCTTGCACA GTGGAAAAATCTTGGCCTGAGTCTTGTTCTGCTCCTGAGCTGTTATTCAGCAATCCTTGTCCCTGCTTATTTCCCTACTAAACAACTGACCTGGACTGAAAGCTCCACAGAAGAATATAtg GCGATACTGAATGACTCGGCAGCTCTGCTGTCTCGGCCGTGTATAAGCGGCCTGGCTAAGGCAAAGCTGCAGAAAGTGCTGAATCTCCACAGCCTGCTTCAGATTCCTGCATTCCTCCAGAATGGGACTGGACACTGGGAACAGGCACCTCCACTTGGTCTTCTAGGTAGTGAGGGTACGTTGGCACAAGTACTTACAGTTCTGCCTCTCTCTGGACTGCCCTCTGTTCCACACAGTTGCAGTAGATGTATGGTGGTTGGGAGTGGAGGAATCTTACATGGAAAACATCTTGGAGTCCATATTgataaatatgatgtcattataaG AATGAACGATGCACCAGTGTTTGGATTTGAGGAAGACGTAGGCTCAAGAACCACAATTCGACTGATATATCCTGAAGCAGCATCTTTCTTGGCACAAGAATATCAGAACACAGACATAGTAGCTTTAGTTGCATTCAAGAAACTGGATTTAGAGTGGTTGACCTCTATTGTAACGAAAAAACCTTTG AGCTGGTGGTCTAAACTGTGGTTCTGGAGAGAAGTTGCAAATGATATTCCACTTCAGCCAAGAAACTTCCGCATCTTAAATCCTGAAATACTCAGCCGAACATGGCATGTGCTGCAAACCTATGGAAAACATGAACGCAAG ACGGTGCCTACATTAGGCTTCACTGGTGTGGTGTTAGCATTACAGCTGTGTGATGAAGTTAGCCTGGCAGGTTTTGGCTATGACTTCACACATCCTGGATCAATGCTCCATTACTACGGGACTGCGCGCATGAACCAAATGATGGCACAAATAGTGCATGATGTGAGTGCAGAACATAGTTTACTGCATGACCTTGTCAAGTCTGGAGTTGTGTATGATGTTACAGGTGCAGTGTAA
- the hps1 gene encoding Hermansky-Pudlak syndrome 1 protein, translating into MKCLLVATESAEVLFYWTDQAFEQNIKKQYGTSHDDSRRPPAFADSINTLFAPIIISCSTMFDRLGDGYTSFSTENGHIYALHQFEECLYIAVNGDGEETDEDLKRKIFVLKKFTEILFGMVTLSSSLYKKELRPPDTEQRNRVWKKLQRLLETYSRLREQDQSFLVEAVERLIHPTLCEQCIEFLERRLVQQINSSAERAGEEVLHAFILVHTKLLAFYSSRNASTLSSSDLLALITIVQDLYPSNTELDETLSEEVDSTSAPEIFYTPEPSPIERDSGHLSNDGAPVFQFVDPDIQMAEDSLQTLQLPLPDPMTPTRVFLEATYKEGFFPMMPHSMYCLPLWPGITLVLLTKIPNSQVAMSVYVLLEAFAKLEKRLGEGLEGTAALRGQPPIQELRNRVDKFIRMLTSMDILTTQLQNTWAEFKNKAFTRAGHGITKALLPTCRNIRTQLCGVYQQCFAAVCMGANQRLATTLQARALNMMQEKLMDWKDFLLVKSKRNITMVSYLEEFPGLVHFIYVDRTAGQMIAPSLSVTDGSASELGKGPIAHFIKNKLWSLVATTRHCLQKGYTTVTLRDGDFYFCYFLWFENETGYKLEVVDIPNLPDDSAPIGMLAWDYYRKLLRFYSKSHQNELVKCYELLTMHLGVVPTEYILQHCSQLARKLWEPSRIPLL; encoded by the exons ATGAAGTGCCTTCTGGTTGCTACAGAAAGTGCTGAGGTCCTTTTCTACTGGACTGATCAAGCGTTTGAGCAGAACATTAAGAAGCAATATGGAACTTCTCATGATGACAGCAGACGT CCTCCAGCCTTTGCAGATAGTATCAACACACTGTTTGCCCCAATCATCATCTCGTGTAGTACTATGTTTGATCGTCTGGGGGACGGCTACACCTCTTTTAGCACAGAAAATGGTCACATCTATGCACTCCATCAG TTTGAAGAATGTTTGTATATTGCTGTGAATGGGGACGGTGAGGAGACTGATGAAGAtctaaaaagaaagatttttgtACTGAAGAAATTTACAGAGATCCTGTTTGGCATGGTGACCCTCAGCAGCTCCCTCTACAAAAAAGA attgCGGCCACcagacacagagcagagaaACCGTGTATGGAAAAAGCTGCAAAGGCTCCTTGAAACATACAGCCGCTTACGAGAACAGGACCAAAGTTTTCTAGTTGAG GCGGTTGAGAGGCTAATCCACCCCACACTGTGTGAGCAGTGCATTGAGTTTTTGGAGCGGCGACTGGTGCAGCAAATAAACAGCAGTgcagagagagcaggagaggagGTGCTGCATGCCTTCATACTTGTGCACACCAAGTTGTTAGCTTTCTATTCAAG tcGTAATGCCAGCACTCTTAGTTCTTCTGACCTGCTAGCACTGATCACTATTGTGCAAGATCTTTATCCCAGCAACACTGAGCTTGACGAAACTCTGTCTGAG GAGGTGGACAGCACATCAGCACCTGAAATTTTCTATACTCCAGAGCCTTCTCCCATTGAGCGAGACTCAG GTCACCTGAGTAATGACGGTGCTCCTGTCTTCCAGTTTGTGGATCCTGATATTCAG ATGGCTGAAGACAGTCTACAGACTCTTCAGCTCCCATTGCCAGACCCCATGACTCCAACCAGAGTATTCCTGGAAGCAACATATAAAGAGGGATTCTTTCCCATGATGCCCCACTCCATGTATTGTTTACCTTTGTGGCCTGGAATTACACTAGTGCTGCTGACCAAG ATTCCTAACAGCCAGGTGGCCATGTCTGTTTACGTGTTACTGGAGGCTTTTGCTAAGCTCGAAAAGAGGCTGGGTGAAGGTTTAGAAGGGACAGCGGCCTTGCGTGGTCAACCCCCAATCCAGGAACTCCGTAACAGGGTGGACAAGTTCATCAGAATGCTGACCAGCATGGACATCCTG ACTACACAACTTCAAAACACCTGGGCAGAGTTCAAGAACAAGGCTTTCACCCGGGCTGGACACGGCATCACAAAAGC GTTGTTACCTACATGTCGTAACATTAGGACTCAGCTGTGTGGTGTGTACCAGCAGTGTTTTGCAGCCGTGTGTATGGGTGCTAATCAGCGTCTGGCCACTACACTTCAAGCACGGGCCCTGAACATGATGCA AGAAAAACTGATGGACTGGAAGGACTTTCTTTTGGTGAAGAGTAAGAGAAATATAACCATGGTGTC TTACCTGGAGGAATTCCCGGGTCTAGTGCATTTCATTTACGTGGATCGCACTGCAGGACAAATGATTGCGCCATCGCTCAGTGTGACTGATGGCTCTGCTTCAGAGCTGGGAAAAGGCCCCATAGcacactttattaaaaacaag CTTTGGAGTCTTGTTGCAACAACAAGGCATTGTTTGCAGAAAGGCTATACCACTGTGACTCTACGAGATGGAGACTTCTACTTCTGCTACTTCTTGTGGTTTGAGAATGAAACG GGTTACAAGCTAGAGGTGGTAGATATTCCTAACCTACCTGATGACTCCGCTCCCATAGGAATGCTTGCTTGGGATTATTACAG GAAGCTGCTGCGCTTCTACAGTAAGAGTCACCAGAATGAGCTGGTGAAGTGCTATGAGCTGCTAACCATGCACCTCGGTGTTGTCCCCACGGAGTACATCCTTCAGCACTGCAGCCAGCTGGCCCGCAAGTTGTGGGAGCCATCGCGCATTCCGCTCTTATGA